In the genome of Polaribacter atrinae, one region contains:
- the clpB gene encoding ATP-dependent chaperone ClpB, which produces MNFNNYTTKSQETIQMAQQIAQGFGHNQIENEHIFKALTEVDENVLPFLLKKLNININIVTQILDKQLESLPKVSGAELMISREASKTLTEAAVIAKKMKDDYVSIEHLILAIFKSKSNIAQVLKDQGVTEKHLQAAIDELRKGERVTSQSQEETYNSLNKFAKNLNQLAQDGKLDPVIGRDEEIRRLLQILSRRTKNNPILVGEPGTGKTAIAEGLAHRIVDGDVPENLKGKLIFSLDMGALIAGAKYKGEFEERLKAVIKEVTSADGDIVLFIDEIHTLVGAGGGQGAMDAANILKPALARGELRAIGATTLDEYQKYFEKDKALERRFQKVQVNEPDTESAISILRGIKDKYETHHKVRIKDEAIIGAVELSQRYITNRFLPDKAIDLMDEAMAKLRMEINSKPEELDVLDRKVMQLEIEIEAIKREKDETKLKSLRSDLANLKEERNEMNAKWKSEKDVVDNIQNAKAAIEDLKMEAEKAERDGDYGKVAEIRYGKIKKAQTDLEAFQKVLAENQSEKSLIKEEVTYDDIAEVVAKWTGVPVTKMIQSEREKLLRLEGQLHKRVVGQEEAIVAISDAVRRSKAGLQNPNKPIGSFLFLGTTGVGKTELAKALAEYLFDDENAMTRIDMSEYQEKHAVSRLVGAPPGYVGYDEGGQLTEAVRRRPYSVVLLDEIEKAHPDTFNILLQVLDEGRLTDNKGRLADFKNTIIIMTSNIGSHIIQDKFSNPKTDIDAATELAKIEVLALLKQSVRPEFLNRIDDVIMFTPLNKKNIFEIVKLQIEHLKKMIGKQEITLDATDEAIAYLAEKGYQPEFGARPVKRVIQKEVLNQLSKEILSGKITTDSIILIDAFDDQLVFRNQSDLVESN; this is translated from the coding sequence ATGAACTTTAACAATTATACAACAAAATCGCAAGAGACCATACAAATGGCGCAACAGATTGCGCAAGGTTTTGGTCATAATCAAATAGAAAACGAACATATTTTTAAAGCTTTAACAGAAGTAGATGAAAATGTTTTACCTTTTCTTTTAAAAAAATTAAACATCAATATAAATATTGTAACTCAAATTTTAGACAAACAATTAGAGAGTTTACCTAAAGTTTCTGGTGCTGAATTAATGATTTCTAGAGAAGCTAGTAAAACATTAACAGAAGCAGCAGTTATAGCTAAAAAAATGAAGGATGATTATGTTTCTATAGAGCATTTAATTCTAGCAATTTTTAAATCTAAAAGCAATATTGCGCAAGTTTTAAAGGACCAAGGTGTTACAGAAAAACATTTACAAGCAGCTATTGATGAGTTAAGAAAAGGAGAAAGAGTAACTTCTCAAAGTCAAGAAGAAACCTATAATTCTTTAAATAAATTTGCTAAAAACTTAAACCAATTAGCACAAGATGGTAAACTAGATCCTGTTATTGGTAGAGATGAGGAAATCCGTAGATTATTACAGATTTTATCTCGTAGAACTAAAAACAACCCAATTTTAGTTGGAGAACCAGGAACTGGTAAAACAGCTATTGCAGAGGGTTTAGCACACAGAATTGTAGATGGAGATGTACCAGAAAACCTAAAAGGAAAACTTATTTTCTCTTTAGATATGGGAGCATTAATTGCAGGGGCAAAATATAAAGGTGAGTTTGAAGAGCGTTTAAAAGCAGTTATTAAAGAAGTAACAAGTGCCGATGGAGATATTGTTCTTTTTATTGATGAAATTCATACTTTAGTTGGTGCCGGTGGCGGACAAGGAGCTATGGATGCCGCAAATATTCTAAAACCTGCTTTGGCACGTGGAGAGTTGCGTGCAATTGGTGCAACTACGTTGGATGAATATCAAAAATATTTTGAAAAGGACAAAGCTCTAGAAAGACGTTTTCAAAAAGTACAAGTAAATGAACCTGATACAGAAAGTGCCATTTCTATTTTAAGAGGAATTAAAGATAAGTATGAAACTCACCATAAGGTTCGTATTAAAGATGAAGCCATTATTGGTGCTGTAGAATTATCTCAACGTTATATTACCAATCGTTTTTTACCAGATAAAGCGATTGATTTAATGGATGAGGCGATGGCAAAATTGCGTATGGAAATCAATTCTAAACCAGAAGAACTAGATGTTTTAGACAGAAAAGTGATGCAGTTAGAAATTGAAATAGAAGCTATAAAACGTGAAAAGGATGAAACCAAGTTAAAATCTTTACGTTCTGATTTAGCAAACCTAAAAGAAGAGCGTAATGAAATGAACGCTAAGTGGAAGTCTGAAAAAGACGTTGTTGATAATATTCAAAATGCAAAAGCTGCCATAGAAGATTTAAAAATGGAAGCGGAAAAAGCAGAACGTGATGGAGATTACGGAAAAGTAGCCGAAATTAGATATGGAAAAATTAAAAAAGCGCAAACAGATTTAGAAGCTTTCCAAAAAGTATTAGCAGAAAATCAATCTGAAAAATCTTTAATAAAAGAAGAGGTTACGTATGATGATATTGCAGAAGTAGTTGCCAAATGGACCGGTGTACCTGTTACCAAAATGATTCAGTCTGAACGTGAGAAATTACTAAGACTAGAAGGTCAGTTACATAAAAGAGTTGTTGGACAAGAAGAAGCAATTGTTGCCATTTCTGATGCCGTTAGAAGATCTAAAGCTGGTTTACAGAACCCAAATAAACCAATTGGTAGTTTCTTGTTTTTAGGAACCACCGGAGTTGGTAAAACTGAGTTAGCAAAAGCCTTAGCAGAATATCTTTTTGATGATGAAAACGCCATGACTCGTATAGATATGAGCGAATATCAAGAAAAACATGCTGTAAGTAGATTGGTAGGAGCGCCTCCGGGATACGTTGGTTATGATGAAGGTGGACAATTAACAGAAGCTGTTAGAAGAAGACCTTATTCGGTAGTACTTTTAGATGAAATTGAAAAAGCGCATCCAGATACTTTTAATATTTTATTACAAGTGTTAGATGAAGGTAGGTTAACAGATAACAAAGGACGTTTAGCTGATTTTAAAAACACAATCATTATTATGACTTCAAACATTGGAAGTCATATTATTCAGGATAAATTTAGCAATCCAAAAACAGATATAGACGCTGCAACCGAGTTGGCTAAAATTGAAGTTTTAGCATTGTTAAAACAATCTGTAAGACCAGAGTTTTTAAATAGAATTGATGATGTAATTATGTTTACTCCTTTAAATAAGAAAAATATATTTGAAATTGTAAAATTACAAATAGAGCATTTAAAGAAAATGATAGGTAAACAAGAAATCACTTTAGACGCTACTGATGAAGCAATTGCATATTTGGCTGAAAAAGGATATCAACCAGAATTTGGAGCAAGACCTGTAAAAAGAGTTATTCAGAAAGAAGTTTTAAATCAGCTTTCTAAAGAAATCTTATCAGGAAAAATAACCACAGATAGCATTATTTTAATTGATGCTTTTGATGATCAGTTGGTTTTTAGAAATCAGTCTGATTTGGTAGAGAGTAATTAA
- the ytxJ gene encoding bacillithiol system redox-active protein YtxJ, with amino-acid sequence MSIFNKIFGSKEDDTSKVQKVSYLKWIPLTSIDQLEEIKEISKTEAVLIFKHSTRCGISSMVIKQFEKLFTEEHQNLKVYYLDLLNYRDISDEVGYTFQVMHQSPQLIVVKNGISVENASHYEITNTNLSRFV; translated from the coding sequence ATGAGTATATTTAATAAGATTTTTGGATCAAAAGAGGATGATACATCAAAAGTACAAAAAGTGTCATACTTAAAATGGATTCCTTTAACTTCTATAGATCAATTAGAAGAAATTAAAGAAATTTCTAAAACGGAAGCTGTTTTAATTTTTAAACATTCTACAAGATGTGGTATTAGTAGCATGGTTATTAAACAATTTGAAAAGCTTTTTACAGAAGAGCATCAGAATTTAAAAGTCTATTATTTAGATTTATTAAATTACAGAGATATTTCTGATGAAGTTGGTTATACCTTTCAAGTTATGCACCAATCACCACAGTTAATTGTTGTTAAAAATGGTATTTCTGTAGAGAATGCATCTCATTATGAGATCACAAATACAAATTTATCGAGATTTGTATAG
- a CDS encoding DEAD/DEAH box helicase: MAEIDTSVKKVGKELYGYQQDALQEIFRRFKDAPKDYHLLYQLPTGGGKTVIFSEIVRRYLETFKKKVLVLTHRIELSKQTSRMLKEFGVSNKIINSTAVLDDQDDFNCFVAMVETLKNRLNDDKLDISDIGLVIVDEAHYNSFTKIFKFFDESFILGVTATPLSSNIKLPMYENYQELFVGETIQHLIDNEYLASANLCSYNVGLTSLEVGANGDYTVKSSEDLYTNSDMLSKLVSAYEETAKGKKTLIFNNGINTSIQVFHAFKKAGYPIAHLDNTNTKAERELILKWFHKTPGAIITSVSILTTGFDEPTIEAIILNRATKSLTLYYQMIGRGSRVLNDKKTFDVIDLGNNFHRFGPWGADLDWEKMFRAPDYYLNAILSDEDIESTFRYELTADVKKEFEKSTDTYFDMKKVYIDTIRQGESSKRVLEKSIVHHAKMCIENSEDVFDALILAKLLGEEIDDRINRYAKCISKSTHNFVTWLKDDYRKKLNAYLRANFDEDYEEIHGHPPIEE, from the coding sequence TTGGCAGAGATAGACACTTCAGTAAAGAAAGTAGGTAAAGAATTATACGGATATCAACAAGATGCACTTCAAGAGATTTTTAGAAGGTTTAAAGATGCACCTAAAGATTATCATTTATTGTATCAATTACCTACAGGAGGAGGGAAGACTGTAATTTTTTCTGAAATTGTAAGACGTTATTTAGAAACTTTTAAGAAGAAAGTTTTAGTCTTAACCCACAGAATTGAGCTGAGTAAACAGACATCTAGGATGTTAAAAGAATTTGGTGTTTCTAATAAGATCATTAACTCTACAGCAGTACTAGATGACCAAGATGATTTTAATTGTTTTGTGGCAATGGTTGAAACCTTAAAAAATAGGTTGAATGATGATAAACTAGATATTTCTGATATCGGTTTGGTTATTGTAGATGAGGCGCATTACAATTCTTTTACAAAAATCTTTAAATTTTTTGATGAATCTTTTATACTTGGTGTAACCGCAACTCCTTTAAGTTCTAACATTAAATTACCAATGTATGAGAACTATCAAGAACTATTTGTTGGTGAAACAATTCAGCATTTAATTGATAATGAGTATTTAGCAAGTGCAAACTTATGTTCTTATAATGTTGGTTTAACATCATTAGAAGTAGGTGCAAATGGAGATTATACGGTAAAGTCTTCTGAAGATTTATATACCAATTCAGACATGCTTTCTAAATTGGTTTCTGCGTATGAAGAAACTGCAAAAGGAAAGAAAACTTTAATTTTTAATAATGGTATTAACACCTCTATACAGGTGTTTCATGCGTTTAAAAAAGCAGGATATCCTATTGCGCATTTAGACAATACCAATACAAAAGCAGAGCGAGAGCTTATTTTAAAATGGTTTCATAAAACACCTGGGGCAATTATTACTTCTGTTAGTATTTTAACAACGGGTTTTGATGAGCCAACCATTGAAGCAATTATATTAAACAGAGCAACAAAATCGTTAACTTTATACTACCAAATGATTGGTCGTGGTTCTAGGGTTTTAAATGATAAAAAAACTTTTGATGTTATCGATTTAGGTAACAACTTTCATAGATTTGGTCCTTGGGGAGCAGATTTAGATTGGGAAAAAATGTTTAGAGCACCAGACTATTATTTAAATGCAATTCTTTCTGATGAAGATATAGAAAGCACCTTTAGATATGAGTTAACGGCAGATGTAAAAAAAGAATTTGAAAAATCTACAGATACTTATTTCGATATGAAAAAAGTATACATAGATACCATTAGACAAGGAGAGTCTTCTAAAAGAGTTTTAGAAAAATCTATTGTACACCATGCAAAAATGTGTATAGAAAATAGTGAAGATGTTTTTGATGCATTAATCTTAGCAAAATTATTAGGCGAAGAAATTGATGATAGAATTAATAGATACGCAAAGTGTATTTCTAAAAGTACACACAATTTTGTAACTTGGTTAAAAGACGATTATAGAAAAAAATTAAACGCTTATCTAAGAGCAAATTTTGATGAAGATTACGAAGAAATTCATGGTCATCCACCAATTGAAGAATAA
- a CDS encoding arginine decarboxylase, with the protein MNTKYIDLVEQTFDFPQEEFKTENNKLFWHGINLMELIEQYGSPLKFTYLPKISENINKAKGWFQESIDKHNYKGKYFYSYCTKSSHFKHILHEALKNDIHIETSSAFDIDIVNNLKKEGKIKEDTFIICNGFKRDQYIKNIGGLINSGHQNVIPIIDNYEEINLLLDETDKKLNIGIRIASEEEPKFEFYTSRLGIGYKNIVAFYEREVAGNTQVDLKMLHFFINTGIKDNAYYWNELMKCLNVYINLKKVCPTLDSLNIGGGFPIKNSLAFDYDYQYMIDEIINQINEVCKDAGVDVPNIFTEFGSFTVGESGAAIYEILYQKKQNDRERWNMINSSFITTLPDAWAINKRFIMLPINKWNRQYERVLLGGLTCDSDDYYNSEQHINGIYLPVYEKDNPLYIGFFNTGAYQESIGGFGGLQHCLIPHPKHLIIDRDEDGNIVTKIFKEQQKSSELLSILGY; encoded by the coding sequence GTGAACACAAAATACATAGATTTAGTCGAGCAAACGTTCGATTTTCCTCAGGAAGAATTCAAAACAGAAAACAACAAATTGTTTTGGCACGGAATTAATTTAATGGAGTTAATAGAGCAATACGGTTCTCCATTAAAATTTACATACTTACCAAAAATTTCAGAAAATATCAACAAAGCAAAAGGTTGGTTTCAAGAAAGCATTGATAAACACAACTATAAAGGGAAATACTTTTATAGCTATTGTACAAAAAGTTCTCATTTTAAACACATTTTACATGAAGCTTTAAAAAATGATATTCACATAGAAACGTCTTCTGCTTTTGATATAGATATTGTAAATAATCTAAAAAAAGAAGGTAAAATAAAAGAAGATACCTTTATTATCTGTAACGGATTTAAACGCGATCAATACATTAAAAATATTGGAGGTTTAATTAATTCTGGACATCAAAACGTAATTCCTATTATTGATAATTACGAAGAGATTAACCTTTTATTAGATGAAACGGATAAAAAATTAAATATTGGTATTCGAATAGCATCAGAAGAAGAGCCTAAATTTGAGTTTTATACCTCTAGATTAGGAATTGGTTATAAGAATATTGTTGCTTTTTATGAACGTGAAGTTGCAGGCAATACTCAGGTAGATTTAAAAATGTTACACTTTTTTATCAATACAGGTATTAAAGACAATGCATATTATTGGAACGAGTTAATGAAATGTTTAAACGTTTATATTAACCTTAAAAAAGTTTGTCCTACTTTAGATAGCTTAAATATTGGTGGTGGTTTTCCTATCAAAAATTCATTGGCATTTGATTATGATTATCAATACATGATTGATGAAATTATCAATCAAATAAATGAAGTTTGTAAAGATGCAGGTGTAGATGTACCAAATATTTTTACTGAGTTTGGAAGTTTTACTGTTGGAGAATCTGGTGCAGCTATTTATGAAATTTTGTATCAAAAGAAACAAAATGATAGAGAGCGTTGGAATATGATTAACTCTTCATTTATTACTACTTTACCAGATGCTTGGGCAATTAATAAACGTTTTATTATGTTGCCAATTAATAAATGGAACAGACAATATGAACGTGTTTTGTTAGGTGGTTTAACTTGTGATAGTGATGATTATTACAATTCTGAACAACATATAAACGGAATTTATTTACCTGTTTATGAGAAAGATAATCCTTTATATATTGGTTTTTTTAATACAGGTGCCTATCAAGAATCTATTGGAGGTTTTGGAGGTTTACAGCATTGTTTAATTCCGCATCCAAAACATCTAATTATAGATAGAGATGAAGATGGTAACATTGTGACAAAAATATTTAAAGAACAACAAAAAAGTAGCGAATTATTATCAATTTTAGGATATTAA
- the speB gene encoding agmatinase, translating to MNTNKTYAGIPEEFGNLSTSKVVIIPVPYDGTSTWQKGADKGPQAFLDASENMELYDIETDSEVYKEGVYLADAITENSSPEAMVEEVHQITKKYINRNKFVTVFGGEHSVSIGTIRAFNECFRSLTVLHIDAHADLRKEYDGSKCNHACAVYEANQNTNLVQVGIRSMDISEKREMNLDKVFFAHDMAVNEDWMDDVVDQLTENVFITFDLDALDPSIMPSTGTPEPGGLFYYETLEFLKLVFKQKNVVGFDMVELCPNESEKSSDFLAAKLFYKMLSYKFASNDDSYDIGDDATDVNPFSKLSKFKGDDNDDF from the coding sequence ATGAACACAAATAAAACATATGCAGGAATTCCAGAAGAATTTGGAAACCTGTCAACATCAAAAGTAGTTATTATTCCTGTTCCTTATGATGGAACAAGTACTTGGCAAAAAGGAGCAGATAAAGGGCCTCAAGCTTTTTTAGATGCATCAGAAAATATGGAGTTATATGATATTGAAACAGATTCTGAAGTATATAAAGAAGGCGTTTATTTAGCGGATGCAATTACAGAAAATTCTTCTCCAGAGGCAATGGTAGAAGAAGTGCATCAGATTACAAAAAAATACATTAATAGAAATAAGTTTGTAACTGTTTTTGGTGGTGAACATTCTGTATCTATAGGAACTATAAGAGCTTTTAACGAGTGTTTTAGAAGTTTAACGGTTTTACATATTGATGCACATGCAGATTTAAGAAAAGAGTATGATGGTTCTAAATGCAACCACGCTTGTGCTGTTTATGAAGCAAACCAAAACACAAATTTGGTGCAAGTTGGTATTAGAAGCATGGATATTTCTGAAAAAAGAGAGATGAATTTAGATAAAGTTTTCTTTGCACATGACATGGCTGTAAATGAAGACTGGATGGATGATGTGGTAGATCAATTAACAGAAAACGTTTTTATTACGTTTGATTTAGATGCCTTAGATCCTTCAATTATGCCTTCTACAGGAACTCCAGAACCAGGTGGATTGTTTTATTATGAAACATTAGAATTTTTAAAATTAGTTTTTAAACAAAAGAATGTTGTTGGTTTTGATATGGTAGAATTATGCCCTAATGAAAGCGAAAAATCATCAGACTTTTTAGCTGCAAAGTTATTTTACAAAATGTTAAGCTACAAATTTGCTTCTAATGATGATAGTTATGATATTGGTGATGACGCTACTGATGTAAATCCATTTAGTAAATTGTCTAAGTTTAAAGGTGATGATAACGACGATTTTTAG
- a CDS encoding carbon-nitrogen hydrolase family protein codes for MIKNIENIELHYLTLTDYKQLKEAMIQAYSSMPGSYWRENQIKSLIDKFPEGQVIIKVNGELAGCALSIKLDYDGFDDQHTYEDITGNYTFDTHDENGDVLYGIDVFIKKEYRGLRLGRRLYDYRKELAEKQNLRGIAFGGRIPNYHKYSATLSPKEYIESVKRKEIHDPVLNFQISNDFHPSKILKGYLEGDENSGEFAVLLEWDNIYYEKKSKKAATKKKVVRLGLIQWQMRLYKDLEELMQQAEYFVDAVSAYRSDFALFPEFFNAPLMADNNHLPESEAIRELAKYTPEIVQKFSELAITYNINIITGSMPEIKDELLYNAGYICKRDGSTERYEKLHVTPDEAKVWGMQGGNELKTFDTDCGKIGVLICYDSEFPELSRILAEEGMDILFVPFLTDTQNGYSRVRHCAQARAIENECYVAIAGSVGNLPKVNNMDIQYAQSMVFTPCDFSFPANGIKAEATTNTEMILIADVDLDLLKDLNQFGSVRNLKDRRTDIFEVRKLPKKNKKIK; via the coding sequence ATGATAAAAAACATCGAGAATATTGAGCTTCATTATTTAACGTTAACAGATTACAAACAGTTAAAGGAAGCGATGATTCAGGCATATTCAAGTATGCCAGGTTCTTATTGGAGAGAAAATCAAATTAAATCTTTGATTGATAAATTTCCAGAAGGACAAGTTATTATTAAAGTAAATGGTGAGTTAGCAGGTTGTGCATTGTCTATTAAATTAGATTATGATGGTTTCGACGATCAGCATACGTATGAAGATATTACAGGGAATTATACCTTTGATACACATGATGAAAATGGAGATGTTTTATACGGAATTGATGTTTTTATTAAAAAAGAATACAGAGGTTTACGTTTAGGTAGAAGGCTCTATGATTATAGAAAAGAACTTGCCGAGAAACAAAATTTAAGAGGAATTGCGTTTGGAGGTAGAATTCCGAATTATCATAAATATTCAGCAACTTTATCGCCTAAAGAATATATAGAAAGTGTTAAACGTAAAGAAATTCATGATCCGGTTTTAAACTTTCAAATTTCGAATGATTTTCATCCTTCAAAAATTTTAAAAGGATATTTAGAAGGTGATGAGAATTCTGGTGAGTTTGCAGTTTTGCTTGAATGGGATAATATTTATTACGAGAAAAAATCTAAAAAAGCAGCTACAAAGAAAAAAGTAGTGCGTTTAGGATTGATTCAGTGGCAAATGCGTTTGTATAAAGATTTGGAAGAATTAATGCAACAAGCAGAGTATTTTGTAGACGCAGTTTCTGCTTACAGGTCTGATTTTGCATTGTTTCCAGAGTTTTTTAACGCTCCGTTAATGGCAGATAATAATCATTTACCAGAATCGGAAGCAATTAGAGAATTGGCAAAATATACACCAGAGATTGTTCAGAAATTTTCTGAGTTGGCAATTACGTATAACATTAATATTATTACTGGTAGTATGCCAGAAATTAAAGATGAGTTGTTGTACAATGCGGGCTATATCTGTAAAAGAGACGGTTCTACAGAACGTTATGAGAAATTGCATGTGACGCCAGATGAAGCAAAAGTTTGGGGAATGCAAGGAGGTAATGAGTTAAAAACCTTTGATACGGATTGTGGTAAAATTGGTGTATTAATTTGTTATGATTCTGAGTTTCCGGAATTAAGTAGAATTTTAGCAGAAGAAGGAATGGATATTTTGTTTGTTCCGTTTTTAACGGATACGCAAAATGGATATTCTAGAGTACGTCATTGTGCACAAGCTAGAGCCATAGAAAATGAATGTTATGTTGCCATTGCTGGTAGTGTTGGTAATTTACCAAAGGTGAATAATATGGATATTCAGTATGCACAATCTATGGTGTTTACACCTTGCGACTTTTCTTTCCCTGCAAACGGAATTAAAGCAGAGGCAACCACAAATACCGAAATGATTTTAATTGCGGATGTAGATTTAGATTTATTAAAGGATTTAAACCAGTTTGGTAGCGTACGAAATTTAAAAGATAGAAGAACAGATATATTTGAAGTTAGAAAACTTCCAAAAAAAAATAAAAAAATAAAATGA
- a CDS encoding deoxyhypusine synthase family protein produces MSKPITNFIEKYFLHFNAAALVDAAKGYEAQLNKGSKMLVSLAGAMSTAELGKIFAEMIRKDKVQIVSCTGANLEEDVMNLVAHSHYKRVPNYRDLTPQDEWDLLEKGLNRVTDTCIPEEEAFRRIQEHIVKIWKDAEAKGERYLPHEYMYKLLLSGVLEQYYEIDIKDSWMYAAAEKNLPIICPGWEDSTMGNIFASYVLKGELKASTVKSGIEYMTFLADWYTNNSENGIGFFQIGGGIAGDFPICVVPMLYQDMEKPETPFWSYFCQISDSTTSYGSYSGAVPNEKITWGKLDIDTPKFIIESDATIVAPLIFAYLLEM; encoded by the coding sequence ATGAGCAAACCTATTACAAATTTTATAGAAAAATACTTTTTACACTTTAACGCTGCGGCTTTAGTAGATGCTGCAAAAGGGTACGAAGCACAATTAAACAAAGGATCTAAAATGTTAGTTTCTTTAGCGGGAGCAATGAGTACTGCAGAATTAGGGAAAATTTTCGCGGAAATGATTCGTAAAGATAAAGTACAAATTGTTTCTTGTACAGGTGCAAACTTAGAGGAAGATGTTATGAATCTTGTTGCACATTCTCATTACAAACGTGTGCCTAATTATAGAGATTTAACGCCACAAGACGAGTGGGATTTACTAGAAAAAGGATTAAACAGAGTTACAGATACTTGCATACCAGAAGAAGAAGCTTTTAGAAGAATTCAAGAGCATATTGTAAAAATATGGAAAGATGCAGAAGCAAAAGGGGAGCGTTACTTACCACATGAGTACATGTACAAATTATTATTATCTGGTGTGTTAGAGCAATATTATGAGATAGATATTAAGGATTCTTGGATGTACGCAGCAGCAGAAAAAAACTTGCCAATTATTTGTCCGGGTTGGGAAGATTCTACCATGGGTAATATTTTTGCTTCTTATGTTTTAAAAGGAGAATTAAAAGCAAGCACGGTAAAATCTGGAATTGAGTACATGACGTTCCTTGCAGATTGGTATACAAATAATTCTGAAAACGGAATTGGATTCTTTCAAATAGGAGGAGGGATTGCAGGAGATTTCCCTATCTGTGTGGTGCCAATGTTGTATCAAGATATGGAAAAACCAGAAACACCATTTTGGAGTTATTTCTGTCAGATTTCAGATTCTACAACAAGTTATGGTTCATATTCAGGAGCAGTACCTAATGAGAAAATTACTTGGGGTAAGTTAGATATTGATACGCCAAAGTTTATTATAGAAAGCGATGCTACTATTGTAGCTCCGTTAATTTTTGCTTATTTATTAGAAATGTAG